In Mytilus galloprovincialis chromosome 1, xbMytGall1.hap1.1, whole genome shotgun sequence, the following are encoded in one genomic region:
- the LOC143074406 gene encoding uncharacterized protein LOC143074406, whose amino-acid sequence MASINMVPVLTVVLFVLACSSGLKERRRRGICIDTWSNIPNPCLSNPNNTIYFPHPGDIRKFIQCDMLGRMYIIQCPSGEKYDFKASCKAENGARPPIVTRMQAINTDAITHTTPPTNINTRIQNPCTNANMAKGLMYFPHPEDPHKFIQCEQSGNALVDSCNGSLVWNQQRLACVYNIQPGVGQSTTTTPFTIGTTSSNSLQTNPCHLNAVTADQLFHPHPNPHKFYQCDVWGDVYESDCPTGLIWNDAVKTCSAPFVVG is encoded by the exons ATGGCGTCAATAAACATGGTACCAGTTTTAACTGTTGTGCTATTTGTTTTAGCGTGTTCATCTGGATTAAAAG aaagaagaagaagaggaatTTGCATTG ACACATGGTCCAACATTCCAAATCCATGTTTAAGCAATCCAAACAATACCATTTACTTTCCTCACCCTGGTGATATAAGGAAGTTCATACAATGTGACATGCTTGGGAGAATGTACATCATACAGTGTCCATCCGGCGAAAAATACGACTTCAAAGCATCTTGTAAGGCGGAAAATGGTGCCAGACCACCTATAGTGACCAGAATGCAAGCTATCAACACTGATGCTATCACACATACTACTCCACCGACAAATATCAACACACGAATTCAAAATCCTTGTACAAACGCTAACATGGCTAAAGGACTGATGTATTTTCCACACCCTGAAGACCCTCATAAATTCATCCAGTGTGAACAGTCTGGGAATGCTCTAGTGGATTCCTGTAATGGTAGTTTGGTATGGAACCAACAAAGATTGGCTTGCGTTTATAACATACAACCAGGAGTAGGTCAAAGCACCACGACAACACCATTCACAATTGGGACTACCAGTAGTAACTCACTACAGACGAATCCATGTCATTTGAATGCTGTTACCGCTGACCAGCTGTTTCATCCACATCCTAATCCACACAAATTTTACCAGTGCGATGTTTGGGGAGATGTCTATGAAAGTGATTGTCCCACAGGTCTGATCTGGAATGATGCCGTCAAGACGTGCTCTGCACCTTTTGTTGTTGGTTAA
- the LOC143074394 gene encoding uncharacterized protein LOC143074394 has product MVLAVTIVLLGAVSYAAVLRDNRGICKDTWSNVQDPCVNNPNKTIYFPHPADVRKFIQCDLLGRMYIIQCPRGEKYDFTTSSCAGNASTPTGTTPQLATTTIQVTNSQTPGQTTSPIPKQTTSPTPKQTTSPTPALTNPPTPTPTNRPTPAQVTTPTTARVTTSPTPAQRITTTHAASATLSKNPCTNANFAHGLNYFEHPTDRNKFIECDLTGNAIVMSCDPGLVWLQKNVTCAFNMQQAGFRIPTGAPVQTTTTTVAPKITTQAQNPCTPDAISHNKLFQPHPDPHKFYQCDMAGNFQIYDCPPTLVWNSVANTCTASYLSLPAVG; this is encoded by the exons aTGGTTTTAGCTGTAACAATTGTTCTTCTTGGTGCTGTATCATACGCAGCAGTACTTCGAG aCAATAGAGGAATATGTAAAG ATACCTGGTCTAACGTTCAAGATCCTTGTGTAAACAACCCAAACAAAACCATATATTTTCCTCACCCTGCAGATGTAAGGAAATTCATACAGTGTGACCTTCTTGGAAGAATGTATATTATTCAGTGCCCTAGAGGAGAAAAGTACGACTTCACTACATCATCTTGTGCAGGAAATGCTTCTACACCGACGGGCACTACGCCACAGTTAGCTACAACAACAATACAAGTAACCAATTCACAAACACCAGGACAAACCACTTCGCCAATACCTAAACAGACCACTTCACCAACACCTAAACAAACCACTTCGCCAACACCTGCACTAACCAATCCACCAACACCTACACCAACCAACCGACCAACACCAGCACAAGTTACCACACCAACAACTGCACGCGTCACCACGTCGCCAACTCCAGCTCAAAGAATCACAACCACTCATGCAGCTTCGGCAACGCTATCGAAAAATCCTTGCACGAATGCTAACTTTGCTCACGGACTCAATTATTTCGAACACCCAACTGATCGCAATAAGTTCATTGAGTGCGACTTGACTGGAAATGCTATAGTCATGTCATGCGATCCAGGATTAGTATGGCTTCAAAAAAATGTAACATGCGCTTTTAATATGCAACAAGCAGGGTTTCGAATTCCAACAGGTGCACCCGTTCAAACTACAACTACAACAGTTGCTCCAAAGATTACTACACAAGCGCAGAATCCATGCACTCCTGATGCTATCAGCCATAATAAGCTTTTCCAACCTCATCCTGATCCACATAAATTTTACCAGTGTGATATGGCAGGAAATTTCCAGATATATGATTGTCCCCCAACTCTTGTATGGAATAGCGTTGCGAATACATGTACTGCTTCTTACTTGTCACTTCCAGCGGTTGGTTaa